Within Protaetiibacter intestinalis, the genomic segment GGGCGCGCTCGCCGCGGGCCGCCTGCAGGTGGAGTTCGAGGAGCTGCTCACCACCCGCGCGACGCGCGTCGTGGTGCTGTCGCCCGGCCACGCGATCGAGGACTTCCTGAAGATCGTCGAGCGGATGGGCCTGCACAAGGTGAGCTACAACGTCGGCTGGACGGCGTGGCTCGACATCGCCCCCGACGGTGTCAACAAGGGCACCGGCATGGAGTACGTGCGCGAGACGCTCGGCATCTCGCGCGAGCACGTCATGGTGATCGGCGACGGACGCAACGACATCGACATGTTCGAGTGGGCGGCATCCGGGGGCGGCGTCGCGATCGCGATGGGGCAGGCGCCGGATGAGGTGAAGGCCGTGTCGACGGATGTCACGGGCACCGACCTCGAACAGGGCGTCGCCAGCGCTCTCGCACGGTATTTCCAGGGTTGACGACCCCTTCTCCCTTACACTCGATTCCGGTCAACCGAGGAGGGCTGTCCGAGCGGCCGATGGAGCCGGTCTTGAAAACCGGTGGGCAGTGATGTCTCGTGGGTTCGAATCCCACGCCCTCCGCTGCACGTCGTCCCCGTCCGTTTTCCGAGCCTGATCCCGAGAAGAGGTGTCCGTGTCCGAGCAGGAGCAGCTGCGCGATCGTTCCCAGCGCGCCCGGGCGCCCCGCCCCACCGGCATCGCGCGGCATGGACGGCTTCCGCGGTCGCGGGCCTGGAAGACGGTGCTCGGGCTGATCGGCTCGACCGTCGCCGTCGTGCTCGTCGCCACGACCTCGGTCGGTGCGATCGCCATCATGCAGCTCAAGCAGGAGCTCGACGACACGGGCGTGACGATCAACGAGACCGAGGCGCCCATCCCCGAGATCGGCGCCTACGAGGGCGGCTTCAACGTGCTGGTCGTCGGCAGCGACGCCTACTACGACCGCGACAGCGTGCTCAACGACGTCAACATCCTCGTGCACGTCTCCGCCGACCAGACGAGCGCTGTCGCGGTGAGCTTCCCGCGCGACATGGTCGTGCCGTTCCCCCCGTGCACCAACGAGGAGACGGGCCGCAAGACGAGCGCCGCCTCCGGCATCCCGATCAACAGCGCCCTCTCCTACGGTGGCCTCAACTGCGTCGTCGACGTGGTGCGCAACTTCACGGGCCTCGAGATCCAGTACGCCGCCATGATCGGCTTCGAGGGGGTCGCCAACATGGCGACCGCGGTCGGCGGCGTGGATGTCTGCGTGCAGGGTGAGATCCACGACAAGTACGTGGGCCTCGACCTGGAGGCGGGGACCCACCACCTCGACGGCTGGCAGGCGCTGCAGTTCGTGCGTTCGCGTCACGGTGTCGGCGACGGCTCCGACCTCACGCGTATCAGCTCGCAGCAGGTGTTCATGTCGGCTCTGCTGCGCAAGCTGAAGTCGGAGGACACGCTCACCAACGTCGGCAAGCTGTGGGGCATCGCGAATGCCGCGCTCGAGAACATGAAGCTGTCGAAGGAGCTCACCCAGGT encodes:
- a CDS encoding HAD family hydrolase, whose product is MTALAPEDRWLIGLDIDGTVLHEDGQLDDRVAAEIRRVRDLGHEIMPSTGRSVSMTLPVIDRVGIAPSFAVCANGAIVMRRDKEAPVGWVRDRVETFDPREVLTTISGHLRGASYAVEDEEGLFRFSGPFPEGALAAGRLQVEFEELLTTRATRVVVLSPGHAIEDFLKIVERMGLHKVSYNVGWTAWLDIAPDGVNKGTGMEYVRETLGISREHVMVIGDGRNDIDMFEWAASGGGVAIAMGQAPDEVKAVSTDVTGTDLEQGVASALARYFQG
- a CDS encoding LCP family protein produces the protein MSEQEQLRDRSQRARAPRPTGIARHGRLPRSRAWKTVLGLIGSTVAVVLVATTSVGAIAIMQLKQELDDTGVTINETEAPIPEIGAYEGGFNVLVVGSDAYYDRDSVLNDVNILVHVSADQTSAVAVSFPRDMVVPFPPCTNEETGRKTSAASGIPINSALSYGGLNCVVDVVRNFTGLEIQYAAMIGFEGVANMATAVGGVDVCVQGEIHDKYVGLDLEAGTHHLDGWQALQFVRSRHGVGDGSDLTRISSQQVFMSALLRKLKSEDTLTNVGKLWGIANAALENMKLSKELTQVPTMIAMAKALSNIPMDRITFVQYPGSTGGTGIYAGKVQPNKTLGTQLIDAIKADQAIAVEAGDGRGSELDPNATQEPTAPETSTPDPTGSATPTPEQTLSEAVTINGLRGQTAADQTCTIGN